In the genome of Bacteroidota bacterium, the window AATTCATGATCGTTGTTTAAACAAATGTAAAAGAAATTTAATTCTTTGTATTTTTACACCATGGATATAAAAGAAGAATTTAAAGTAAAAGGATCGGAATTGCTTTCAAAAATTAAGGAATTAATTGAGGAGGGCAATGTGCATCGAATCATTGTCAAGGATGATAAAGGTGGCAAATTTATTGATATTCCGGTGAATATAGGCATTGTGGCAGTTGTTTTAGCTCCATTTATGGCTCTTATTGCAAGTTTGGCAATTTATGCATCAACTTTAACAATTGAAGTAATCAGAAAGGAAGAATAGATTTTTTGTTCCAGATTTTCCAGGAGCGTTCTGCTTGCAATTCAAACATTCCTGTTCCATTAATTGTTGTGGCTCCTTTACTCTTGGCGGCCTTCAAAAATTGTGTTTCCTCCGGATTATAAACCAAGTCGTACAATAAATTGTTTTGATCCAAATATTCGTATGGGATGTTAACCATATCAACAACTTTGGGATACATCCCAACAGGTGTTGTATTAATGATAATATTGTATTCCCGAACAATTTCGTTAGAAATCATATCATAACCAATCTGATTGGATTTATAAGGGAATCTGGTTACTTCAAGATAAGAAATGCCATTTTTTCGTAAAATGTAAACAACGGCTCTTGAAGCTCCACCTGTTCCTAAAACCAGTGCTTTTTGATGATGGGGTTTTAGAACCGGAAGAAGTGTCTTTTCGAATCCATAAGCATCTGTATTATATCCGGATAAGAAAGGTTTATTATTTTTTCTGCTTATTTTGATGGTGTTAACAGCTCCAATAAACCTTGAACTTCTATCAATTTCATCCAAGTAGTGAATAATGGTTTTTTTATAAGGGATGGTAATATTTAACCCAACCAAATCAGGATGCGCTTCAATTAATTTGGGGAATTCTTGGAGGTCTTCTATCTCAAAATGCAGATATTTGGAATCGCTAATGTTTTCGGCTTTAAATTTCCGTTCAAAATATTTGCTTGAATATGAATGCTTTAGAGTATTCCCTATCAAACCATATGACTTGCTCTTTCCGTTTGCAAATAAATTCAAGCTTTTAATCATTCGTCTTCTTTGCTAATGATTCGGTTATCCAAATGCTTATAATTCCCAAAAGTATTAAAAATAGCGCAATCCAAAACCCCGAATTATAAGATTGTGGTAAAACTTGTTCATATTTTTGAATAATGGGTTGACCATTCTTTAAAATTGTTTCGCCCAAATCATTTACCATATAAATCGTTTTCTTCCATGGCCATAATATACTTATTGAACCAAGTATAAAACCTGTAAGCAATGAAATTGTTTCGTTTCTATATCTTTTAAAAACCCATGAAAGTAAGTGCGAAAATGCAATGATTCCAACTACGGCACCAATCGCTACAGGAGTTATAATTACTAAGTCCAGATTGTTGACAGCATCGATCATTACCAATTTGTAATTTCCCATGAGGATTAATACAAATGAACCGGATAACCCGGGAAGGATCATGCTGCAAATGGCTACAACACCGCAAAGAATTAAGAAAAAGAAATTATCATTTTCGGCTGAAGGATTCATTATTGATACTGCGACAGCTACTGCTGAGCCAATGATAAATGTTAGAATTACCCTTAGGTTCCATTTCTCCACAGTTTTTCCAACAAAATAAACCGAAGCTAATACCAATCCGAAAAAGTATGCCCAAATATATACCGGGTAATTAACAAAAAGATAATCGAACAATCTGGCTAAACTTATGATGGCGACAAATACCCCAAGCAATATGGAAATCAAAAATTTAAAATCGGTATAATCGGCAAAAAGTTTGAATTTAAAACCAAAAAGAAGTTTAACTGCTTTCAGATCGAACGATTTTATTGAGTTTACCAATCGTTCAAAAATTCCGGTTATTAATGCAATTGTTCCTCCCGATACTCCCGGAATCACATTTGCTACTCCCATGCCAATTCCTTTTACAAATAGGATTATATAATTCTTCATACACTTAGTCTTGTTTTTCAACAAATAAAGATGAGTTTTTAAAAGTGATGGGATTCGAGTTAGCCTTCATCATTGAATTGGAAAGATTTGTATATATGGAAATCCTATTTATTTTCATTAAACGACTCTAAGATTCGCATTAGTTCCGAGTTCTTTTTCAAATCCTCCTGATATTCAAAAAGTTTTTCATGAGCTGAATAGTCGGTGGTTAAAGCCTTTTCCAATAATTCATAGGCTTCCTTTGATTTGCCACTTTTTAACAGATATACTACCAAGCGATATTTGAATTCAATATTGTCATCCAAAAATTCGATCCCGGTTTGAATAATTTCAATGGCCTTAGGCAACTCTTTATGCTCGGCATATAAATTTGAAAAATCAAGCCAGATTTCAGGATGCGTTGGTTCTAATTCACAAACTTTTTCATACGATTTTATTGCTTTATCAATTAAATTATTCTTTTCCTGAATGTCTCCTAAAATGTACCAATACTCGGCATTTGATTCTTCCAGATCGATTGCCCGCTTAACACATTTTAGTGCAGTAACCGTATTGCCTAAAAGATTATTACATAAGCCAATTCCAATCCAGGCATCTGCTCCTTTATCATCTATTTCAATTGCTTTTTGATAATTTTCGATAGCGGCGACATATTCCTTGCTTTTTTCGTAACATTCGCCAATATAATAATAGGTCATGGCTTCAGGCTCTTCATACTTGAAGGTTTCGTTATACGCTTCAATTGCCATCGGGTAGTTCGATAAGTTAGCATACGAATTTGCTTTATTATAGTAAGCAGAAGCAAACGTTTCGTCAATGGCAATTGCATAATCATATGCATCTACTGCTTTTTCGTATAATTCCAGATTGTTGTAAGCGATCCCTAAATTGAACCATGCAGCTTTTGAATAGGGTGTTTTATCAAGAAATTCATGGTAGTAAGCAATGCTTTCTTCGGAAAGGTTAGATAATTCAAAGCAAAATGAAAGCTCATAAATAATAGCTTCGTTTTCAGGATTAAGTTCGAGTACTTTTTTCAAAAAATAAATCGCCTCTTTGTAATCGCCTATATTTTCATATTCAAAAGCTATATTGGTATAAATTTCTTCAGGATCATCGGCAAGTTCAATTGCTTTACGGTATTCTTTAATTGCCTGATCGTTCTTTTTTTGATGGCTGTAAACCATTCCTTTTGTCAGGTATACCTCGGCATTATTTACCTCAATTTTCTCAATCTTTTCAAGTAAAGTTAAGGCCTCATTGTATTTACTTGAAGCGATGAGATATAAGGCTTTTTTAAACAAGAAAATTATACTTCCAGGGTGTTGCCCGATGGCAGCTTCAATAGAATGATCAGCATGAGTCAAATCGCTGCGGTCAAGATAAAAGTCAATGATATCTTCAAATTCCTGAACATCAAAAAAATAATCTTTGTTACGGGCAACCATTTTCTCAAAACGTTTAATCAAGCCTTGTATCTGGTATTCATCAGC includes:
- a CDS encoding shikimate dehydrogenase, whose product is MIKSLNLFANGKSKSYGLIGNTLKHSYSSKYFERKFKAENISDSKYLHFEIEDLQEFPKLIEAHPDLVGLNITIPYKKTIIHYLDEIDRSSRFIGAVNTIKISRKNNKPFLSGYNTDAYGFEKTLLPVLKPHHQKALVLGTGGASRAVVYILRKNGISYLEVTRFPYKSNQIGYDMISNEIVREYNIIINTTPVGMYPKVVDMVNIPYEYLDQNNLLYDLVYNPEETQFLKAAKSKGATTINGTGMFELQAERSWKIWNKKSILPF
- a CDS encoding DUF368 domain-containing protein; this translates as MKNYIILFVKGIGMGVANVIPGVSGGTIALITGIFERLVNSIKSFDLKAVKLLFGFKFKLFADYTDFKFLISILLGVFVAIISLARLFDYLFVNYPVYIWAYFFGLVLASVYFVGKTVEKWNLRVILTFIIGSAVAVAVSIMNPSAENDNFFFLILCGVVAICSMILPGLSGSFVLILMGNYKLVMIDAVNNLDLVIITPVAIGAVVGIIAFSHLLSWVFKRYRNETISLLTGFILGSISILWPWKKTIYMVNDLGETILKNGQPIIQKYEQVLPQSYNSGFWIALFLILLGIISIWITESLAKKTND
- a CDS encoding tetratricopeptide repeat protein; the protein is MMMSNFEEADEYQIQGLIKRFEKMVARNKDYFFDVQEFEDIIDFYLDRSDLTHADHSIEAAIGQHPGSIIFLFKKALYLIASSKYNEALTLLEKIEKIEVNNAEVYLTKGMVYSHQKKNDQAIKEYRKAIELADDPEEIYTNIAFEYENIGDYKEAIYFLKKVLELNPENEAIIYELSFCFELSNLSEESIAYYHEFLDKTPYSKAAWFNLGIAYNNLELYEKAVDAYDYAIAIDETFASAYYNKANSYANLSNYPMAIEAYNETFKYEEPEAMTYYYIGECYEKSKEYVAAIENYQKAIEIDDKGADAWIGIGLCNNLLGNTVTALKCVKRAIDLEESNAEYWYILGDIQEKNNLIDKAIKSYEKVCELEPTHPEIWLDFSNLYAEHKELPKAIEIIQTGIEFLDDNIEFKYRLVVYLLKSGKSKEAYELLEKALTTDYSAHEKLFEYQEDLKKNSELMRILESFNENK
- a CDS encoding DUF4342 domain-containing protein, yielding MDIKEEFKVKGSELLSKIKELIEEGNVHRIIVKDDKGGKFIDIPVNIGIVAVVLAPFMALIASLAIYASTLTIEVIRKEE